From Vibrio aerogenes, a single genomic window includes:
- a CDS encoding type VI secretion system Vgr family protein, whose protein sequence is MRRLNFKLTIDGISDDTLVVRGFHGDESISDAVDSSGNPYFGYRYHIDLASRSSSSLPAKKIIDSKALLEVIRNGKVVQKVHGVIRALDKHDTGHHHTFYSITLVPSLERLALRRNSRIFQQKNAQDIISIILGEMGISDFCFDLKRTPAVREYCVQYRENDLAFFHRLAAEEGMMYMFTHEDSKHMLVITDHDKGFPKLGGKAPYNCLSGGANPDGYISSMTERKRSEVSSIEMRDYSFKKPDYNFSQKEDGTAMDYQEEMYEHFDFPGRFKDDGNGKAFNKIRLEYLRRAAHTVTGKSDETKIQAGQRFEVKEHDDDAMNRLWLAVQVSHTGSQPQALEEDSAGGATDYSNQFTLIPGDSVWRAHPQPKPRVDGPSIALVVGPPGEEIYTDEHGRVKLHFPWDRYDGSDDKSSAWIRVSQGWAGGQQGMVTVPRIGNEVIVSFLHGDPDQPIVTGRTYDASNTPPYALPANKTKTVLRTQTHQGKGYNELSFEDQSGSEKIYLHAQKDVETLIENDSTTDIKHDRHETIENNQSGNVKKADHLVIEGEQRIKITKNRTVSVDKAFHQKVAGKQTLDAGSEVHLKGGNSVVLQAGSEITIKVGGSFVKLDPGGVSVVGPAINLNSGGSAGSGSGYGGEDAVMPKILEALEPPEELVPPDITGMTGAEAVIVDYVEKEKPAAKQTPKRSPQLVSRQLSTLSTKAPVCEVCEEAKKQS, encoded by the coding sequence ATGAGAAGACTAAATTTTAAGCTGACCATCGACGGGATCAGTGACGATACCCTCGTCGTGCGTGGTTTTCACGGGGACGAGTCCATTTCAGACGCAGTCGACAGCAGTGGCAACCCTTATTTCGGCTACCGTTATCACATTGATTTAGCCAGCCGCAGCAGTTCCAGCCTGCCCGCGAAGAAAATCATCGACAGCAAAGCGCTGCTGGAAGTGATCCGCAACGGCAAAGTGGTGCAGAAGGTTCACGGCGTGATCCGCGCACTGGACAAACACGACACCGGCCACCACCACACTTTTTATTCGATCACTTTGGTGCCGTCTTTGGAACGCCTGGCTTTGCGGCGCAACAGCCGGATCTTCCAGCAGAAAAATGCTCAGGACATCATTTCAATCATCCTCGGTGAAATGGGCATTTCCGATTTCTGCTTTGACCTCAAACGCACGCCAGCCGTGCGCGAATACTGCGTCCAGTACCGGGAAAATGATCTGGCTTTCTTCCACCGTCTCGCGGCCGAAGAAGGCATGATGTACATGTTTACCCACGAAGACAGCAAACATATGTTGGTGATCACCGACCACGACAAAGGCTTCCCGAAACTCGGCGGCAAAGCGCCGTATAACTGCCTCTCCGGTGGTGCGAATCCGGACGGTTATATCTCGTCGATGACCGAACGCAAACGCTCTGAAGTCAGCTCGATTGAGATGCGCGATTACAGCTTTAAAAAGCCCGACTACAACTTCTCACAAAAAGAAGACGGCACGGCGATGGATTATCAGGAAGAGATGTACGAGCATTTCGACTTCCCCGGCCGCTTCAAAGACGACGGTAACGGCAAAGCTTTCAATAAAATTCGATTGGAATATTTGCGCCGCGCCGCGCACACGGTTACAGGTAAAAGTGATGAAACCAAAATTCAGGCCGGGCAGCGGTTTGAAGTCAAAGAGCACGACGATGATGCGATGAACCGGCTCTGGCTGGCGGTTCAGGTGTCGCACACCGGCAGTCAGCCGCAGGCGCTGGAAGAAGACAGCGCCGGCGGTGCGACCGACTACAGCAACCAGTTCACCTTAATTCCCGGCGACAGCGTCTGGCGCGCGCATCCACAGCCCAAACCAAGAGTTGATGGTCCCAGCATTGCGCTGGTGGTCGGTCCGCCGGGAGAAGAGATTTACACCGACGAACATGGCCGGGTGAAACTGCATTTCCCGTGGGATCGCTACGATGGCTCGGACGATAAAAGCAGTGCCTGGATCCGAGTTTCACAGGGCTGGGCTGGCGGCCAGCAGGGCATGGTGACGGTGCCGCGGATTGGCAACGAAGTGATTGTCTCCTTCCTGCACGGCGACCCGGACCAACCGATTGTTACCGGCCGGACGTATGATGCCAGCAACACCCCGCCGTATGCCTTGCCAGCCAATAAAACCAAAACCGTGCTGCGCACCCAGACCCATCAGGGCAAGGGTTACAACGAGCTGAGTTTTGAAGACCAGTCCGGCAGCGAGAAGATTTATCTGCACGCGCAGAAAGATGTCGAAACCCTGATCGAAAACGACTCAACCACCGATATCAAACACGACCGCCACGAGACGATCGAAAACAACCAGTCCGGCAATGTCAAAAAAGCCGATCATCTGGTGATTGAGGGCGAGCAGCGGATCAAGATCACCAAAAACCGCACCGTCAGCGTCGATAAAGCATTCCACCAGAAAGTCGCCGGTAAACAAACCCTCGATGCGGGCTCAGAAGTGCACCTCAAAGGCGGCAACTCGGTGGTGCTTCAGGCGGGTAGTGAAATCACCATCAAAGTCGGCGGCAGCTTCGTCAAGCTCGATCCGGGCGGCGTGAGTGTGGTCGGCCCGGCGATTAACCTCAACTCCGGCGGCAGCGCAGGCAGCGGCAGCGGCTACGGCGGCGAAGATGCGGTGATGCCAAAAATCCTCGAAGCCCTGGAGCCCCCCGAAGAGCTGGTGCCGCCAGACATCACCGGCATGACCGGCGCGGAGGCGGTGATTGTGGATTATGTGGAGAAGGAGAAGCCAGCGGCGAAGCAAACGCCGAAGCGCTCTCCTCAACTGGTTAGCCGCCAGCTCAGTACATTAAGTACCAAAGCCCCTGTCTGTGAAGTCTGTGAAGAGGCGAAAAAACAATCATGA
- a CDS encoding SDR family NAD(P)-dependent oxidoreductase, which produces MNSQHRALITGASGGIGMALARIHAAQGGDLVLVARSEDKLNQLKAELTTQYAVDVVVIVADLSQPGAAAAIYSQTQAADLQIDILINNAGFGGHGYFHQRDAATEMAMIQVNIASLTQLTHCYLPDMVARGQGRVLNVSSVASFFPGPLMAVYYATKAYVTSFSLALAEELTGKGVTVTALCPGPVDTGFIRTGQLENVAVFQQARSAESVARTGYRAMIRGQLIAFDHIKYKCLVNWIAPLLPRRLTLKLSRLVMARSKHQ; this is translated from the coding sequence ATGAATTCTCAACACCGGGCACTGATCACCGGCGCTTCCGGCGGTATCGGTATGGCGCTGGCTCGTATTCATGCGGCTCAGGGCGGAGATTTGGTCCTTGTAGCGCGCTCTGAAGATAAGCTCAACCAACTGAAAGCAGAGCTGACCACACAATATGCGGTCGATGTGGTTGTGATTGTTGCTGACCTCTCTCAGCCCGGTGCGGCAGCGGCTATTTACAGTCAAACCCAGGCCGCTGATCTGCAAATCGATATTCTGATCAATAATGCCGGATTTGGCGGACACGGTTATTTCCATCAGCGGGATGCAGCAACCGAGATGGCCATGATTCAGGTCAATATCGCCAGCCTGACGCAACTGACGCACTGCTATTTGCCGGACATGGTGGCTCGCGGCCAAGGCCGGGTTCTCAATGTCTCTTCTGTTGCATCTTTCTTTCCCGGCCCGCTGATGGCGGTTTACTATGCGACCAAAGCTTATGTCACGTCTTTTTCTCTCGCACTGGCAGAGGAATTGACCGGGAAAGGCGTCACCGTGACTGCGCTGTGTCCCGGCCCGGTGGATACCGGCTTTATCCGCACCGGACAGCTGGAAAATGTTGCGGTATTCCAGCAGGCACGCTCAGCTGAGTCAGTCGCCCGGACCGGCTATCGGGCGATGATCCGCGGCCAGTTGATTGCCTTTGATCATATCAAATACAAATGCCTGGTGAACTGGATTGCCCCGCTGCTGCCACGCAGACTGACGCTGAAGTTGTCCCGGCTGGTCATGGCGCGGAGCAAGCATCAATGA
- a CDS encoding S1 family peptidase, with product MQKIIPSLLTVTGLLLTPYMSHASADFAGSRIINGNTSAKNQWPFMAAIVTKGSGSVYDRQICGGTFLGGRYVLTAEHCVVDENSGKKTSASKLQVAVGVYDLSSSSAQKKLVNVSKIYIHPKYDGYTGDLAILKLSKTVSGTKVQLASKTLTESLRDGDTTTAIGWGSTSATDDIYPEKLRQVNMPYVEWQTCQNLGGYYNGVDESTVCAGYLKGGKATCYGDSGGPLVYKDNGVYKQIGIDSWTGGDCAQANAYDVFTNVAYYTDWINNIIDN from the coding sequence ATGCAGAAGATTATTCCGTCTTTACTGACTGTCACGGGTCTGTTGCTGACCCCGTACATGTCGCATGCTTCGGCAGACTTTGCCGGTTCCAGAATTATTAACGGCAATACATCAGCAAAAAACCAATGGCCGTTTATGGCTGCCATTGTGACGAAAGGGAGTGGCAGTGTGTATGACCGACAGATTTGTGGTGGCACATTTCTGGGTGGACGCTATGTGCTGACCGCGGAACACTGTGTCGTCGATGAAAATTCTGGTAAGAAAACTTCAGCCAGCAAACTGCAGGTCGCCGTTGGCGTGTACGATCTGAGCAGTTCATCGGCACAGAAAAAACTGGTCAATGTATCGAAGATCTATATCCATCCAAAGTATGATGGGTATACCGGTGATCTGGCGATTTTAAAATTGTCCAAAACAGTATCAGGAACCAAGGTTCAGCTGGCCAGCAAAACTCTGACTGAATCGCTGCGGGATGGTGATACAACCACCGCTATCGGCTGGGGGTCAACTTCAGCGACAGATGATATTTATCCGGAAAAACTTCGTCAGGTCAATATGCCGTATGTCGAGTGGCAAACCTGTCAGAATTTAGGCGGCTATTATAATGGTGTCGATGAGTCCACGGTTTGTGCCGGTTACCTGAAAGGCGGAAAAGCGACGTGTTATGGCGATAGCGGCGGCCCGCTGGTATACAAGGATAATGGCGTGTACAAACAGATCGGCATCGATAGCTGGACAGGTGGTGACTGCGCTCAGGCGAATGCCTATGACGTTTTTACCAACGTGGCTTATTACACAGACTGGATTAATAACATCATTGATAACTAA
- a CDS encoding pyridoxal phosphate-dependent aminotransferase, whose translation MQNIGMSSKLDNVCYDIRGPVLKHAKRMEEEGHKILKLNIGNPAPFGFDAPDEILVDVIRNLPTSQGYADSKGIYSARKAVVQHYQKKGLRSLDVEDVYVGNGVSELIVMAMQALLNNGDEMLVPAPDYPLWTASVALSGGNAVHYLCDESADWFPDLDDIRKKITPKTRGIVLINPNNPTGAVYSRDFLLEVIEIARKHKLIIFADEIYDKILYDGATHTSIATLADDVLMVTFNGLSKAYRVCGFRSGWMFLSGPKHLAQEYVAGLDILASMRLCANVPMQHAIQTALGGYQSVNELILPGGRLLEQRDRAWEMINDIPGVSCVKPKGAMYLFPKIDTKKFNIKDDQQMVQDFLIQEKVLLVQGTGFNWPKPDHFRIVTLPHVEELEIAIGRLERFLSTYRQ comes from the coding sequence ATGCAAAATATCGGGATGTCATCAAAATTAGACAATGTATGCTACGACATCAGAGGACCGGTCTTAAAACATGCCAAGCGTATGGAAGAAGAAGGCCATAAAATTCTGAAGCTGAATATCGGCAACCCGGCCCCGTTTGGTTTTGATGCCCCGGATGAAATTCTGGTGGATGTCATTCGCAATTTGCCGACGTCTCAGGGCTATGCGGATTCCAAGGGCATTTACTCTGCCCGCAAAGCCGTCGTTCAGCATTACCAGAAAAAGGGATTACGCAGTCTGGATGTGGAAGATGTATATGTCGGTAACGGGGTTTCCGAGCTGATTGTCATGGCGATGCAGGCATTGCTGAATAATGGCGATGAAATGTTGGTACCGGCACCGGATTATCCGCTGTGGACAGCTTCAGTTGCACTTTCCGGCGGCAATGCGGTGCATTATCTGTGTGATGAGTCGGCAGACTGGTTTCCGGATCTCGATGACATCAGAAAGAAAATTACCCCGAAAACCCGCGGCATTGTGCTGATCAACCCGAACAACCCAACCGGTGCCGTCTACAGCCGGGACTTTCTGCTGGAAGTGATTGAGATTGCCCGCAAGCATAAGCTGATTATTTTTGCCGATGAGATCTACGATAAGATCTTATATGACGGCGCCACACATACCTCGATTGCCACACTGGCCGACGACGTGTTGATGGTCACATTCAATGGTCTGTCAAAAGCATACCGGGTGTGCGGCTTCCGCAGTGGCTGGATGTTCCTGTCCGGGCCGAAACATCTGGCGCAGGAATATGTTGCCGGGCTGGATATTCTGGCATCCATGCGCTTGTGCGCCAATGTGCCGATGCAGCATGCGATCCAGACAGCACTGGGTGGGTATCAAAGTGTCAATGAGCTGATTCTGCCCGGCGGACGACTGCTGGAGCAGCGGGATCGGGCCTGGGAGATGATTAATGATATTCCCGGTGTGTCCTGTGTTAAACCGAAAGGTGCGATGTATCTGTTCCCGAAAATTGATACCAAAAAATTTAATATTAAAGACGACCAGCAAATGGTGCAGGACTTTCTGATTCAGGAAAAGGTGTTACTGGTGCAAGGCACCGGCTTTAACTGGCCGAAACCGGATCACTTCCGGATCGTCACCCTGCCTCATGTCGAAGAGCTGGAAATTGCGATTGGCCGTCTGGAGCGTTTCCTCAGTACTTACCGGCAATAG
- a CDS encoding toxin VasX, producing MTTSTDRASNGSTQDVMSPVGTCPYKKHKLQLIPVRYALTEKKTEHKAISSQLKSKVKFRHIGVRPLAVESYIYVIHSRRTDIMYAFKAMPDGSVQKLEQKEIQTKKSGDQEYVYTDSEKALVVDYCGSIEVLYSPMPISPKLQGQLLMSSKLRSRMMQRCPVGSFKATTGAKHLLPPAELADHLADAHPDDSDHEEAYRWCWQTDPVEAVQADTLKANILSTYKDDAAILILEDPIGITTQLASAYISIVNMQNDWYEEDNNRAKHFAATQIKALIAVDKKHFKLLAQDEKIKAYADANPDKLKARYQQYADAYDEYQTYIRNYTLSHSVYTTDIEEIQENPATVQYHSEIALNKSFAEDEIGVPADALKSLFHRIILEQEKTMHGDPLKFTDRGVLDRIREDEMEAWFFDAQQKIQHWSKLTDQIAKDRNQTMFAAYDVIPVFDKENQEALIARLQTENHWLSTIDKLDPELHKLMDFYFKSIGEQNLQIFIGNATNIATLEAHQVGPTEFIQGVTLKGNVDDVLTGIAALTEFREFLQGLNLVELGELSPKVQNELSKHGAYLAGLAVGELSALLSSAKSLQARADELLWRARPGILALMVGQKKNANVKLKAGSAENIPVINKVFDDLFEKRARLEALKTKYNGVHDMKGLSREKADAIRAGYTQEMNQLSAECEAQFQKLGAINEPIVGPNQKHPPSHISVEAGEVQEQAEAILERQRKLLTNEVIFGKAEVDLTDIKTVKALPNGAIVSGSLSFVMLVASYFNWISTRSDMEKRSELTIPQMGEYAAAMLGYASAGVAFGVEIARTISIMAIIKQGATKPLQNIAGGVVAVGNATIAPINFLATLGDSAKQIGRVYHDWKQRDLPAMTGSAFALAGDGIQLWKTGQLTYIGFRVVSDAIAEKITFRMAGEITMRYAAEFNPWMLLATVLIVGGELVHNYLQSTALLHWVSRCEWGKKGWWPGYEYQGWDYKTQLRHWQEVIQAPQLLLETDSVKEKQWVCHGNNAYQVEVELHQLKRFRLIIPMAAPAQVKLAGMMTIAGQKTPEDITTSNLLKYHQLGYDGLKTVYEFTLPLSRKKYSALRYLDLLVEITTPQGNILFADHGGARFTINLMHPEKTSKPVDGNPHHFTASVLGDGDEQVVKETTLKAALTTLQLTTSKGNH from the coding sequence ATGACAACGTCTACAGACAGAGCCAGTAACGGAAGTACTCAGGATGTAATGAGTCCTGTCGGTACATGCCCGTATAAAAAACATAAACTTCAGCTAATACCGGTGCGTTATGCACTGACCGAAAAGAAAACAGAACATAAAGCCATCAGCAGCCAGCTGAAAAGTAAAGTGAAATTCCGCCATATCGGGGTACGTCCTCTGGCTGTGGAAAGTTATATTTATGTGATTCACAGCCGACGCACGGATATTATGTATGCTTTTAAGGCGATGCCGGATGGTTCAGTACAAAAGCTTGAACAAAAAGAGATTCAGACCAAAAAATCAGGCGATCAGGAGTATGTATACACTGATTCTGAAAAAGCACTGGTCGTGGATTACTGTGGCTCAATCGAGGTCCTGTACAGCCCGATGCCAATTTCCCCCAAATTGCAGGGACAACTGCTGATGTCTTCCAAACTTCGCAGCCGGATGATGCAACGCTGCCCGGTGGGAAGTTTTAAAGCGACGACTGGCGCAAAACATTTGTTGCCACCAGCAGAGTTAGCGGATCACCTTGCGGATGCACACCCGGATGACAGTGACCATGAAGAAGCTTATCGCTGGTGCTGGCAAACTGACCCGGTGGAAGCGGTTCAGGCCGATACGCTGAAAGCGAATATTCTCAGTACTTATAAAGATGATGCAGCGATACTGATTCTGGAAGACCCGATAGGGATTACAACCCAGCTGGCAAGTGCTTATATCAGCATTGTTAACATGCAGAATGACTGGTACGAAGAAGACAATAACCGGGCGAAACATTTTGCAGCCACTCAGATTAAGGCGTTAATCGCCGTCGATAAAAAACATTTTAAACTGCTGGCACAGGATGAAAAAATTAAGGCATATGCCGATGCGAATCCGGACAAGCTGAAAGCACGTTATCAGCAATATGCCGATGCGTATGATGAATATCAAACTTATATCCGGAATTACACGCTGAGTCACAGCGTCTATACCACTGATATTGAAGAGATACAGGAAAACCCGGCAACTGTTCAATATCATTCTGAAATCGCACTGAACAAATCATTTGCAGAGGATGAGATTGGTGTTCCTGCTGATGCATTAAAATCCCTGTTTCACCGGATCATCCTGGAGCAGGAAAAAACCATGCACGGTGACCCGCTTAAATTTACGGATCGCGGCGTGCTGGATCGGATTCGTGAAGATGAGATGGAAGCCTGGTTTTTTGACGCACAACAGAAAATTCAGCACTGGAGCAAGCTGACCGATCAGATTGCCAAAGACCGGAATCAAACCATGTTTGCAGCTTATGATGTGATCCCGGTGTTTGATAAAGAAAATCAGGAAGCACTGATTGCGCGGCTGCAAACAGAAAATCACTGGCTTTCAACTATCGATAAGCTCGATCCTGAATTGCATAAGTTAATGGATTTCTACTTTAAATCCATTGGTGAACAGAATTTACAAATCTTTATCGGCAATGCAACAAACATTGCGACACTGGAAGCGCATCAGGTCGGTCCAACTGAGTTTATTCAGGGAGTAACCCTCAAAGGAAATGTGGACGATGTATTGACCGGTATCGCAGCGCTGACAGAATTTCGTGAATTTTTACAGGGCTTAAATCTGGTTGAGCTGGGCGAGCTGAGCCCGAAGGTTCAGAATGAACTGAGCAAACACGGCGCTTATCTGGCTGGTTTAGCGGTGGGTGAACTGTCGGCATTATTGAGTTCGGCGAAATCACTTCAGGCACGGGCAGATGAATTACTCTGGCGGGCGCGTCCGGGAATTCTGGCGCTGATGGTCGGGCAGAAGAAAAATGCCAATGTCAAACTCAAGGCCGGTTCTGCGGAAAATATACCCGTCATCAATAAAGTCTTTGACGATCTGTTTGAAAAACGTGCCCGGCTGGAAGCGCTGAAAACGAAATATAATGGCGTTCATGACATGAAAGGACTAAGCCGGGAAAAAGCCGATGCGATACGGGCCGGCTATACACAAGAGATGAATCAGCTTTCGGCGGAATGTGAAGCACAGTTTCAGAAACTGGGAGCAATCAATGAGCCGATTGTCGGCCCCAACCAGAAGCATCCGCCGTCTCATATTTCGGTCGAAGCCGGGGAAGTGCAGGAGCAGGCAGAAGCCATTCTGGAAAGGCAACGTAAACTGTTAACCAATGAGGTGATCTTCGGCAAGGCTGAGGTCGATCTCACCGATATAAAAACAGTGAAAGCCCTGCCAAACGGAGCCATTGTCAGTGGCAGTCTGTCGTTTGTGATGCTGGTCGCCAGTTATTTTAACTGGATCAGTACCCGGAGTGATATGGAAAAACGATCTGAACTAACCATACCTCAGATGGGGGAATATGCGGCAGCAATGCTTGGCTATGCTTCAGCAGGGGTGGCATTCGGGGTAGAGATTGCACGGACCATCTCCATTATGGCAATTATTAAACAGGGGGCGACCAAACCATTACAAAATATTGCCGGTGGCGTGGTGGCTGTCGGGAATGCAACCATTGCACCGATAAATTTTCTTGCCACTCTTGGTGATAGTGCTAAGCAAATAGGTAGGGTTTACCATGACTGGAAACAACGTGATTTACCGGCCATGACCGGATCCGCATTTGCGTTGGCCGGGGATGGGATTCAGCTGTGGAAAACCGGTCAGCTGACATATATTGGTTTCCGGGTGGTGAGCGATGCCATTGCCGAGAAAATTACCTTTCGTATGGCTGGTGAAATTACCATGCGCTATGCCGCGGAGTTTAATCCGTGGATGCTGCTGGCGACGGTGTTGATTGTCGGCGGGGAGCTGGTGCATAACTATTTGCAGTCCACCGCGTTGCTACACTGGGTCAGCCGCTGTGAATGGGGTAAAAAAGGCTGGTGGCCCGGTTATGAATACCAGGGCTGGGATTACAAGACGCAGTTACGCCACTGGCAGGAGGTGATTCAGGCGCCACAGTTGCTGCTGGAAACCGACTCAGTGAAGGAAAAACAGTGGGTGTGTCACGGCAATAATGCTTATCAGGTCGAGGTTGAATTGCATCAGTTGAAACGTTTTCGCCTGATCATCCCGATGGCGGCTCCCGCGCAGGTCAAACTTGCCGGGATGATGACTATTGCCGGGCAGAAAACCCCGGAAGATATCACTACCAGTAATCTGCTGAAATATCACCAGCTCGGTTATGACGGGTTAAAAACTGTGTATGAATTTACCCTGCCGCTTAGTCGTAAGAAATATAGCGCTTTGCGTTATCTTGATTTGCTGGTGGAAATTACCACGCCACAGGGCAATATTCTGTTTGCCGATCATGGGGGGGCTCGTTTTACCATTAACCTGATGCATCCGGAAAAAACTTCCAAACCGGTTGATGGCAATCCACATCATTTTACTGCGTCAGTACTTGGTGACGGAGATGAACAGGTAGTAAAAGAAACGACCCTGAAAGCTGCCTTAACAACATTGCAACTGACGACTTCCAAAGGAAACCACTGA
- a CDS encoding DUF4123 domain-containing protein, with protein MMSRFNTQIPDIYAPDQQTLYLLVDGGQIKNIAQSLYQIPEVPPLEPVYIHAPHDELKDVSPYLVTATDDVKRWFWAQDNPTAGFFFSSSFSLTDIGDWFHQLIQVLSPYGSDVYLKMAHSEVAWVLLESQAWCFWHPMQKAWLPTRLGWKVLERPEMEEITHPFPYKLNDLQWEQFGQIMWRNLLESLDIFITEEFPHLKMQHDDFDLWLGQAANVAYQLGFTTECDQLHYFNVIGLLGERAVTAESPWPDIGTLIHQISEKTPAQRIETASQLAQHYSQTPAAQENQIL; from the coding sequence ATGATGAGTCGGTTTAATACTCAGATTCCGGATATCTACGCGCCCGATCAGCAAACGCTGTATTTGTTGGTCGATGGCGGACAGATTAAAAACATCGCTCAGTCCCTGTACCAAATTCCAGAGGTGCCACCTTTAGAGCCGGTTTATATTCATGCACCCCATGATGAGCTGAAAGATGTTTCCCCTTATCTGGTCACAGCAACCGATGATGTCAAGCGTTGGTTTTGGGCACAGGATAATCCGACAGCCGGATTCTTTTTCAGCTCTTCATTTTCTTTAACGGATATCGGCGACTGGTTTCATCAGCTGATTCAGGTGTTAAGTCCTTACGGCAGTGACGTTTATCTGAAGATGGCACATTCGGAAGTGGCATGGGTATTACTGGAATCACAGGCGTGGTGTTTTTGGCACCCCATGCAAAAAGCATGGCTGCCAACCCGTCTGGGCTGGAAGGTTCTGGAACGTCCTGAAATGGAAGAAATAACACATCCATTTCCTTATAAGCTGAATGACTTACAGTGGGAACAATTTGGTCAGATTATGTGGCGAAACCTGCTTGAATCGCTGGATATATTTATCACTGAAGAGTTTCCTCACCTGAAAATGCAACATGATGACTTTGACCTCTGGCTGGGGCAGGCTGCAAACGTTGCTTATCAACTCGGTTTTACCACTGAGTGTGATCAACTGCATTACTTCAATGTTATCGGCTTACTGGGTGAACGGGCGGTTACAGCGGAGAGTCCGTGGCCGGATATTGGCACATTGATTCATCAGATCTCAGAGAAAACTCCGGCACAACGTATCGAAACAGCAAGCCAACTTGCGCAACATTATTCTCAGACCCCGGCGGCACAGGAGAATCAGATTTTATGA
- a CDS encoding ABC transporter ATP-binding protein, with product MTSLIQVSHLEVFHGDQRIVGPVSFALDRRESLTILGETGAGKSLLVKSVIGDLPPGFHAKGEIWLSGKALHALPAAEREQCWGKDFSILPQEPSLALDPLMKISGQVTEVHELVCQQSADQAEQSFQAQLEEIGLSGHGEKYPSQLSGGMAQRSAYLCATSAGGQVLIADEPTKGLDNDHRDRLVEMLAQHREKETLITITHDTQVAEQLGGQLIVLRDGEVLEQGQAADILSHPQHDYTRQLIEATHPQYWPDRPQPHMQQPLLSAHQLTVAAGNRTLLEDLSFTLHKGEILGISGPSGCGKSTLCQVILGLIPQQSGEIEYFESFRPGEKLKLYQDPPGAFAPQCTLGTLMNDICKQFAIRHSAVLQMMQRLNLHPDLLARTPRQVSGGELQRFAMLRVLLLKPKLLIADEPATRLDPLTAKETLALLMEVVQEIGCTMILVSHKKDLLSRLCHRVMDFSSKKPAPVSEGVNLSYA from the coding sequence ATGACCTCATTAATTCAAGTCTCTCATCTGGAAGTCTTCCATGGTGATCAACGCATTGTTGGCCCTGTCAGTTTTGCGCTGGACCGGCGTGAATCTCTGACAATACTGGGAGAAACCGGTGCAGGGAAAAGTCTGCTGGTCAAATCTGTGATTGGGGATTTGCCTCCGGGGTTTCATGCAAAGGGAGAAATCTGGCTTTCCGGAAAAGCATTGCATGCTCTGCCAGCGGCAGAACGCGAGCAATGCTGGGGGAAAGATTTCTCCATTTTACCGCAGGAACCTTCGCTTGCGCTGGATCCGCTGATGAAAATCAGCGGACAGGTGACAGAAGTCCATGAACTGGTGTGTCAGCAGAGTGCTGATCAGGCTGAGCAGTCATTTCAGGCGCAGCTCGAAGAGATTGGCCTGAGCGGACATGGTGAGAAATATCCGTCACAGCTTTCCGGCGGGATGGCGCAGCGCAGTGCTTACCTCTGTGCAACCAGTGCTGGCGGTCAGGTACTGATTGCCGATGAACCGACAAAGGGGCTGGATAATGACCACCGGGATCGTTTGGTTGAAATGCTGGCTCAGCACCGGGAGAAAGAAACGCTGATCACGATTACTCACGATACACAGGTCGCAGAGCAGCTGGGCGGGCAATTGATTGTCTTACGGGACGGCGAAGTGCTGGAACAAGGACAGGCGGCAGATATTCTCAGCCATCCGCAGCATGACTATACCCGTCAATTGATAGAAGCAACACATCCGCAGTACTGGCCCGACCGTCCGCAGCCACATATGCAGCAACCTTTGCTGAGTGCACATCAGCTGACCGTTGCTGCCGGTAACCGGACCTTGCTGGAAGATTTGTCATTTACGCTGCACAAAGGTGAAATCCTTGGGATCAGTGGTCCAAGTGGCTGCGGTAAATCGACTCTGTGTCAGGTGATTCTGGGATTAATCCCACAGCAGTCGGGTGAGATTGAATATTTCGAATCATTCCGGCCGGGTGAAAAACTGAAGCTTTATCAGGATCCGCCCGGCGCATTTGCGCCGCAATGTACATTGGGGACACTGATGAATGACATCTGCAAGCAGTTCGCCATTCGTCATTCAGCCGTTTTGCAGATGATGCAACGTCTTAACCTGCATCCGGATCTGCTGGCCCGCACACCCCGGCAGGTCTCAGGCGGAGAGTTGCAACGTTTTGCCATGCTGCGGGTGCTGCTGTTGAAACCGAAGTTATTGATCGCGGATGAACCGGCCACCCGGCTGGATCCGCTGACAGCCAAAGAAACGCTGGCATTATTGATGGAAGTGGTGCAGGAGATTGGTTGTACCATGATACTGGTCAGCCATAAAAAAGATCTGCTGAGCCGCCTGTGCCACCGGGTGATGGACTTTTCATCAAAGAAGCCAGCCCCGGTCAGTGAAGGGGTAAACCTGAGTTATGCCTGA